Proteins co-encoded in one Neofelis nebulosa isolate mNeoNeb1 chromosome 2, mNeoNeb1.pri, whole genome shotgun sequence genomic window:
- the LOC131505640 gene encoding cyclin-dependent kinase 11B isoform X2, with product MGDEKDSWKVKTLDEILQEKKRRKEQEEKAEIKRLKNSDDRDSKRDSLEEGELRDHRMEITIRNSPYRREDSMEDRGEEDDSLAIKPPQQMSRKEKAHHRKDEKRKEKRRHRSHSAEGGKHARAKEKEREHERRKRHREEQDKARREWERQKRREMAREHSRRERDRLEQLERKRERERKMREQQKEQREQKERERRAEERRKEREARREVSAHHRTMREDYGDKVKASHWSRSPLRPPRERFELTDGRKPVKEEKVEERDLLSDLQDVSDSERKTSSAESSSAESGSGSEEEEEEEEEEEEEEEEEGSSSEESEEEEEEEEEEETGSNSEDASGQSAEEVSEDEMSEDGERENENHVLVESRFDRDSGDSEEGEEEAGEGTPQSSALTEGDFVPDSPALSPIELKQELPKYLPALQGCRSVEEFQCLNRIEEGTYGVVYRAKDKKTDEIVALKRLKMEKEKEGFPITSLREINTILKAQHPNIVTVREIVVGSNMDKIYIVMNYVEHDLKSLMETMKQPFLPGEVKTLMIQLLRGVKHLHDNWILHRDLKTSNLLLSHAGILKVGDFGLAREYGSPLKAYTPVVVTLWYRAPELLLGAKEYSTAVDMWSVGCIFGELLTQKPLFPGKSEIDQINKVFKDLGTPSEKIWPGYNDLPAVKKMTFTEYPYNNLRKRFGALLSDQGFDLMNKFLTYFPGRRVSAEDGLKHEYFRETPLPIDPSMFPTWPAKSEQQRVKRGTSPRPPEGGLGYSQLGDDDLKETGFHLTTTNQGASAAGPGFSLKF from the exons ATGGGTGATGAAAAGGACTCTTGGAAGGTGAAAACTTTAGATGAAATTCTTCAGGAAAAGAAACGACGGAAGGAacaagaggagaaagcagagataAAACGCTTAAAAAAC TCTGATGACCGGGATTCCAAGCGGGATTCCCTTGAGGAGGGGGAGCTGAGGGACCACCGCATGGAGATAACGATCAGGAACTCGCCATACAGAAGAGAGGACTCCATGGAAGACAG AGGAGAGGAAGATGATTCTTTGGCTATCAAACCACCCCAGCAAATGTCTCGGAAAGAAAAGGCTCATCACAGGAAAgatgaaaagaggaaagagaaacgTAGGCATCGTAGCCATTCAGCAGAAGGGG GGAAGCATGCTagggcaaaggaaaaagagagagaacacgagcgcCGGAAGCGACACCGGGAGGAGCAAGACAAGGCtcgcagagagtgggagaggcagaagagaagggAGATGGCCCGGGAGCATtccaggagggagag GGACCGCCTTGAGCAGCTGGAGAGGAAGCGGGAGCGAGAACGAAAGATGCGTGAACAGCAAAAGGAACAGCGGGAACAGAAGGAACGGGAGCGGCGCGCCGAGGAGCGGCGCAAGGAGCGCGAGGCCCGAAGGGAAG TGTCTGCACATCACCGGACCATGAGGGAGGACTATGGCGACAAGGTCAAAGCGAGCCACTGGAGTCGCAGTCCGCTGCGGCCGCCGCGAGAGCGGTTTGAGCTGACAGACGGCCGGAAACCAG TGAAAGAAGAGAAGGTGGAAGAGAGAGACCTGCTGTCCGACCTGCAAGACGTCAGCGACAGCGAGCGCAAAACCAGCTCAGCCGAGTCCTCGTCAG CGGAATCAGGGTCGGGctcggaggaggaggaagaggaggaggaggaggaggaggaagaggaggaagaggagggcagCAGCAGTGAAGAatcggaggaggaggaggaggaggaggaggaagaggagacagggAGCAACTCCGAGGACGCGTCTGGACAGTCGGCTG AGGAAGTGAGCGAAGACGAAATGAGTGAGGATGGGGAGCGCGAGAATGAGAACCACGTCCTCGTTG AGTCCCGATTTGACCGAGACTCCGGAGAcagtgaggaaggggaggaagaagccGGTGAGGGCACTCCACAGAGCAGCGCCTTGACCGAAGGGGACTTCGTGCCCGACTCTCCCGCCTTGTCACCCATCGAACTCAAACAGGAGCTGCCCAAGTACCTCCCTGCCCTGCAG GGCTGTCGGAGCGTGGAGGAGTTCCAGTGCCTCAACAGGATTGAAGAAGGCACGTATGGGGTGGTGTACAGAGCAAAGGACAAGAAAACAG ATGAAATTGTGGCTCTGAAGCGGCtaaagatggagaaggagaaggagggctTTCCAATCACATCCCTGAGGGAGATCAACACCATCCTCAAGGCACAGCACCCCAACATTGTCACCGTTAGG GAGATCGTCGTGGGCAGCAACATGGACAAGATCTACATCGTGATGAACTACGTGGAGCATGACCTCAAGAGTCTGATGGAGACCATGAAGCAGCCTTTCTTGCCAG GGGAGGTGAAGACCCTGATGATCCAGTTGCTGCGCGGTGTCAAACATCTGCACGACAACTGGATCTTGCACCGAGACCTCAAGACGTCCAACCTGCTGCTCAGCCACGCCGGCATCCTCAAG GTGGGGGATTTCGGGCTGGCGAGGGAGTACGGGTCCCCCCTGAAGGCCTACACCCCAGTCGTCGTGACCCTGTGGTACCGCGCCCCAGAGCTGCTGCTCGGCGCCAAG GAGTACTCCACGGCTGTGGACATGTGGTCGGTGGGCTGTATCTTTGGGGAGCTGCTGACCCAGAAGCCGCTGTTCCCCGGGAAGTCGGAGATCGACCAGATCAACAAAGTGTTTAAG gacCTAGGGACCCCCAGTGAGAAAATCTGGCCTGGCTACAATGACCTCCCTGCGGTCAAGAAGATGACCTTCACTGAGTACCCCTATAATAATCTTCGCAAACGCTTCGGGGCCCTGCTCTCAGACCAGGGCTTTGACCTCATGAACAA GTTCCTGACCTACTTCCCCGGGCGGAGGGTCAGTGCGGAGGACGGCCTGAAGCACGAGTATTTCCGAGAGACCCCCCTCCCCATTGACCCCTCGATGTTCCCCACGTGGCCCGCCAAGAGTGAGCAGCAGAGAGTGAAGCGCGGCACAAGCCCACGGCCCCCCGAGGGCGGCCTGGGCTATAGCCAGCTG GGCGACGACGACCTGAAGGAGACAGGCTTCCACCTCACCACCACAAACCAGGGGGCCTCGGCCGCGGGGCCCGGCTTCAGCCTCAAGTTCTGA
- the LOC131505640 gene encoding cyclin-dependent kinase 11B isoform X1: MGDEKDSWKVKTLDEILQEKKRRKEQEEKAEIKRLKNSDDRDSKRDSLEEGELRDHRMEITIRNSPYRREDSMEDRGEEDDSLAIKPPQQMSRKEKAHHRKDEKRKEKRRHRSHSAEGGKHARAKEKEREHERRKRHREEQDKARREWERQKRREMAREHSRRERDRLEQLERKRERERKMREQQKEQREQKERERRAEERRKEREARREVSAHHRTMREDYGDKVKASHWSRSPLRPPRERFELTDGRKPVKEEKVEERDLLSDLQDVSDSERKTSSAESSSAESGSGSEEEEEEEEEEEEEEEEEGSSSEESEEEEEEEEEEETGSNSEDASGQSAEEVSEDEMSEDGERENENHVLVVPESRFDRDSGDSEEGEEEAGEGTPQSSALTEGDFVPDSPALSPIELKQELPKYLPALQGCRSVEEFQCLNRIEEGTYGVVYRAKDKKTDEIVALKRLKMEKEKEGFPITSLREINTILKAQHPNIVTVREIVVGSNMDKIYIVMNYVEHDLKSLMETMKQPFLPGEVKTLMIQLLRGVKHLHDNWILHRDLKTSNLLLSHAGILKVGDFGLAREYGSPLKAYTPVVVTLWYRAPELLLGAKEYSTAVDMWSVGCIFGELLTQKPLFPGKSEIDQINKVFKDLGTPSEKIWPGYNDLPAVKKMTFTEYPYNNLRKRFGALLSDQGFDLMNKFLTYFPGRRVSAEDGLKHEYFRETPLPIDPSMFPTWPAKSEQQRVKRGTSPRPPEGGLGYSQLGDDDLKETGFHLTTTNQGASAAGPGFSLKF, from the exons ATGGGTGATGAAAAGGACTCTTGGAAGGTGAAAACTTTAGATGAAATTCTTCAGGAAAAGAAACGACGGAAGGAacaagaggagaaagcagagataAAACGCTTAAAAAAC TCTGATGACCGGGATTCCAAGCGGGATTCCCTTGAGGAGGGGGAGCTGAGGGACCACCGCATGGAGATAACGATCAGGAACTCGCCATACAGAAGAGAGGACTCCATGGAAGACAG AGGAGAGGAAGATGATTCTTTGGCTATCAAACCACCCCAGCAAATGTCTCGGAAAGAAAAGGCTCATCACAGGAAAgatgaaaagaggaaagagaaacgTAGGCATCGTAGCCATTCAGCAGAAGGGG GGAAGCATGCTagggcaaaggaaaaagagagagaacacgagcgcCGGAAGCGACACCGGGAGGAGCAAGACAAGGCtcgcagagagtgggagaggcagaagagaagggAGATGGCCCGGGAGCATtccaggagggagag GGACCGCCTTGAGCAGCTGGAGAGGAAGCGGGAGCGAGAACGAAAGATGCGTGAACAGCAAAAGGAACAGCGGGAACAGAAGGAACGGGAGCGGCGCGCCGAGGAGCGGCGCAAGGAGCGCGAGGCCCGAAGGGAAG TGTCTGCACATCACCGGACCATGAGGGAGGACTATGGCGACAAGGTCAAAGCGAGCCACTGGAGTCGCAGTCCGCTGCGGCCGCCGCGAGAGCGGTTTGAGCTGACAGACGGCCGGAAACCAG TGAAAGAAGAGAAGGTGGAAGAGAGAGACCTGCTGTCCGACCTGCAAGACGTCAGCGACAGCGAGCGCAAAACCAGCTCAGCCGAGTCCTCGTCAG CGGAATCAGGGTCGGGctcggaggaggaggaagaggaggaggaggaggaggaggaagaggaggaagaggagggcagCAGCAGTGAAGAatcggaggaggaggaggaggaggaggaggaagaggagacagggAGCAACTCCGAGGACGCGTCTGGACAGTCGGCTG AGGAAGTGAGCGAAGACGAAATGAGTGAGGATGGGGAGCGCGAGAATGAGAACCACGTCCTCGTTG TTCCAGAGTCCCGATTTGACCGAGACTCCGGAGAcagtgaggaaggggaggaagaagccGGTGAGGGCACTCCACAGAGCAGCGCCTTGACCGAAGGGGACTTCGTGCCCGACTCTCCCGCCTTGTCACCCATCGAACTCAAACAGGAGCTGCCCAAGTACCTCCCTGCCCTGCAG GGCTGTCGGAGCGTGGAGGAGTTCCAGTGCCTCAACAGGATTGAAGAAGGCACGTATGGGGTGGTGTACAGAGCAAAGGACAAGAAAACAG ATGAAATTGTGGCTCTGAAGCGGCtaaagatggagaaggagaaggagggctTTCCAATCACATCCCTGAGGGAGATCAACACCATCCTCAAGGCACAGCACCCCAACATTGTCACCGTTAGG GAGATCGTCGTGGGCAGCAACATGGACAAGATCTACATCGTGATGAACTACGTGGAGCATGACCTCAAGAGTCTGATGGAGACCATGAAGCAGCCTTTCTTGCCAG GGGAGGTGAAGACCCTGATGATCCAGTTGCTGCGCGGTGTCAAACATCTGCACGACAACTGGATCTTGCACCGAGACCTCAAGACGTCCAACCTGCTGCTCAGCCACGCCGGCATCCTCAAG GTGGGGGATTTCGGGCTGGCGAGGGAGTACGGGTCCCCCCTGAAGGCCTACACCCCAGTCGTCGTGACCCTGTGGTACCGCGCCCCAGAGCTGCTGCTCGGCGCCAAG GAGTACTCCACGGCTGTGGACATGTGGTCGGTGGGCTGTATCTTTGGGGAGCTGCTGACCCAGAAGCCGCTGTTCCCCGGGAAGTCGGAGATCGACCAGATCAACAAAGTGTTTAAG gacCTAGGGACCCCCAGTGAGAAAATCTGGCCTGGCTACAATGACCTCCCTGCGGTCAAGAAGATGACCTTCACTGAGTACCCCTATAATAATCTTCGCAAACGCTTCGGGGCCCTGCTCTCAGACCAGGGCTTTGACCTCATGAACAA GTTCCTGACCTACTTCCCCGGGCGGAGGGTCAGTGCGGAGGACGGCCTGAAGCACGAGTATTTCCGAGAGACCCCCCTCCCCATTGACCCCTCGATGTTCCCCACGTGGCCCGCCAAGAGTGAGCAGCAGAGAGTGAAGCGCGGCACAAGCCCACGGCCCCCCGAGGGCGGCCTGGGCTATAGCCAGCTG GGCGACGACGACCTGAAGGAGACAGGCTTCCACCTCACCACCACAAACCAGGGGGCCTCGGCCGCGGGGCCCGGCTTCAGCCTCAAGTTCTGA
- the LOC131505640 gene encoding cyclin-dependent kinase 11B isoform X3: protein MSQSDDRDSKRDSLEEGELRDHRMEITIRNSPYRREDSMEDRGEEDDSLAIKPPQQMSRKEKAHHRKDEKRKEKRRHRSHSAEGGKHARAKEKEREHERRKRHREEQDKARREWERQKRREMAREHSRRERDRLEQLERKRERERKMREQQKEQREQKERERRAEERRKEREARREVSAHHRTMREDYGDKVKASHWSRSPLRPPRERFELTDGRKPVKEEKVEERDLLSDLQDVSDSERKTSSAESSSAESGSGSEEEEEEEEEEEEEEEEEGSSSEESEEEEEEEEEEETGSNSEDASGQSAEEVSEDEMSEDGERENENHVLVVPESRFDRDSGDSEEGEEEAGEGTPQSSALTEGDFVPDSPALSPIELKQELPKYLPALQGCRSVEEFQCLNRIEEGTYGVVYRAKDKKTDEIVALKRLKMEKEKEGFPITSLREINTILKAQHPNIVTVREIVVGSNMDKIYIVMNYVEHDLKSLMETMKQPFLPGEVKTLMIQLLRGVKHLHDNWILHRDLKTSNLLLSHAGILKVGDFGLAREYGSPLKAYTPVVVTLWYRAPELLLGAKEYSTAVDMWSVGCIFGELLTQKPLFPGKSEIDQINKVFKDLGTPSEKIWPGYNDLPAVKKMTFTEYPYNNLRKRFGALLSDQGFDLMNKFLTYFPGRRVSAEDGLKHEYFRETPLPIDPSMFPTWPAKSEQQRVKRGTSPRPPEGGLGYSQLGDDDLKETGFHLTTTNQGASAAGPGFSLKF, encoded by the exons ATGTCGCAG TCTGATGACCGGGATTCCAAGCGGGATTCCCTTGAGGAGGGGGAGCTGAGGGACCACCGCATGGAGATAACGATCAGGAACTCGCCATACAGAAGAGAGGACTCCATGGAAGACAG AGGAGAGGAAGATGATTCTTTGGCTATCAAACCACCCCAGCAAATGTCTCGGAAAGAAAAGGCTCATCACAGGAAAgatgaaaagaggaaagagaaacgTAGGCATCGTAGCCATTCAGCAGAAGGGG GGAAGCATGCTagggcaaaggaaaaagagagagaacacgagcgcCGGAAGCGACACCGGGAGGAGCAAGACAAGGCtcgcagagagtgggagaggcagaagagaagggAGATGGCCCGGGAGCATtccaggagggagag GGACCGCCTTGAGCAGCTGGAGAGGAAGCGGGAGCGAGAACGAAAGATGCGTGAACAGCAAAAGGAACAGCGGGAACAGAAGGAACGGGAGCGGCGCGCCGAGGAGCGGCGCAAGGAGCGCGAGGCCCGAAGGGAAG TGTCTGCACATCACCGGACCATGAGGGAGGACTATGGCGACAAGGTCAAAGCGAGCCACTGGAGTCGCAGTCCGCTGCGGCCGCCGCGAGAGCGGTTTGAGCTGACAGACGGCCGGAAACCAG TGAAAGAAGAGAAGGTGGAAGAGAGAGACCTGCTGTCCGACCTGCAAGACGTCAGCGACAGCGAGCGCAAAACCAGCTCAGCCGAGTCCTCGTCAG CGGAATCAGGGTCGGGctcggaggaggaggaagaggaggaggaggaggaggaggaagaggaggaagaggagggcagCAGCAGTGAAGAatcggaggaggaggaggaggaggaggaggaagaggagacagggAGCAACTCCGAGGACGCGTCTGGACAGTCGGCTG AGGAAGTGAGCGAAGACGAAATGAGTGAGGATGGGGAGCGCGAGAATGAGAACCACGTCCTCGTTG TTCCAGAGTCCCGATTTGACCGAGACTCCGGAGAcagtgaggaaggggaggaagaagccGGTGAGGGCACTCCACAGAGCAGCGCCTTGACCGAAGGGGACTTCGTGCCCGACTCTCCCGCCTTGTCACCCATCGAACTCAAACAGGAGCTGCCCAAGTACCTCCCTGCCCTGCAG GGCTGTCGGAGCGTGGAGGAGTTCCAGTGCCTCAACAGGATTGAAGAAGGCACGTATGGGGTGGTGTACAGAGCAAAGGACAAGAAAACAG ATGAAATTGTGGCTCTGAAGCGGCtaaagatggagaaggagaaggagggctTTCCAATCACATCCCTGAGGGAGATCAACACCATCCTCAAGGCACAGCACCCCAACATTGTCACCGTTAGG GAGATCGTCGTGGGCAGCAACATGGACAAGATCTACATCGTGATGAACTACGTGGAGCATGACCTCAAGAGTCTGATGGAGACCATGAAGCAGCCTTTCTTGCCAG GGGAGGTGAAGACCCTGATGATCCAGTTGCTGCGCGGTGTCAAACATCTGCACGACAACTGGATCTTGCACCGAGACCTCAAGACGTCCAACCTGCTGCTCAGCCACGCCGGCATCCTCAAG GTGGGGGATTTCGGGCTGGCGAGGGAGTACGGGTCCCCCCTGAAGGCCTACACCCCAGTCGTCGTGACCCTGTGGTACCGCGCCCCAGAGCTGCTGCTCGGCGCCAAG GAGTACTCCACGGCTGTGGACATGTGGTCGGTGGGCTGTATCTTTGGGGAGCTGCTGACCCAGAAGCCGCTGTTCCCCGGGAAGTCGGAGATCGACCAGATCAACAAAGTGTTTAAG gacCTAGGGACCCCCAGTGAGAAAATCTGGCCTGGCTACAATGACCTCCCTGCGGTCAAGAAGATGACCTTCACTGAGTACCCCTATAATAATCTTCGCAAACGCTTCGGGGCCCTGCTCTCAGACCAGGGCTTTGACCTCATGAACAA GTTCCTGACCTACTTCCCCGGGCGGAGGGTCAGTGCGGAGGACGGCCTGAAGCACGAGTATTTCCGAGAGACCCCCCTCCCCATTGACCCCTCGATGTTCCCCACGTGGCCCGCCAAGAGTGAGCAGCAGAGAGTGAAGCGCGGCACAAGCCCACGGCCCCCCGAGGGCGGCCTGGGCTATAGCCAGCTG GGCGACGACGACCTGAAGGAGACAGGCTTCCACCTCACCACCACAAACCAGGGGGCCTCGGCCGCGGGGCCCGGCTTCAGCCTCAAGTTCTGA